From the genome of Treponema denticola:
TCTTTTGAATCATTGATATACTCTTTTGTGCTTTCAGGCAAGCCGAACCATTCCGGTAAATCCGTCAAAACTTCTTCGACAATTTTTGCTTTTTCGTCTTTGTTTTCTATTTTTATAATTTTTATCATAAACGGCTCCTATTTTTTACCAGTATATTACCTAATTCAAGATACCACACTTTTTCTCTCGGACACAATAGGGTAACTTTTATATTTGAAATTGTCATCGTTCTTCTCTCATTAACTTTACATTTGTATCGTTAGAATATAGGTATTTCACCCTCATATCTTTTTGATTTTCCCCTCGCATTATAGTGTTCGGGTCCGTTTAATTCAATCGCAAGAACTGCTTCTTTTATAAGGCACTTGCCAAAATACATGGGAGCATGATACACTCATTAACATGAATATAAAATATTTTTATACAATTTTATTTTTAGGTTTATTGGTTTTAAGCTGTACAAGCGTAAAAGAGGCACGGTTACCGGAAGCAGAATCGAATCTCTCTGCCGATATTCCCTCTACGGCCCCTATAGAAACGGCAGGGATAAATACAGTTCACCACGAATTGCTGATGTCAGGAAATAATGCAAAAAACGGAATAGATCAAACTATTAGAGAACAAGGTCAATTGGATAATCTTTATTCAATTCTCTACGGTAATAACCGTAAAGCTCCAAAAATTGATTTTAGCCGTAAAGCTGTCATAGTTTTAACATGCGGTCCCTTTAATACTGGAGGATATAACATTGAAATTATTTCAGCTATAAAAATGGGGAACTCCATTGAGCTTTTATGGGAGGTTAAAACTCCCGAGCCATGGGATATTGTAACTCAGGCAATTACCCGCCCTTACATGGGTGAAGTGTATAATTATTTAGAACTTTTACAATACAAAATACTCTATAAAAAGCAACATGAAGAATCTGTAAAAAGATTTCCTAATCTTCGGCCAGACATTTTAAAGCAACCAAATTTCTATATGTGGCCGGCTTTTGACGAACCATTGGAAGATTTTAAGGAGTATATGTGAAATATTTTTTAGATACTCATGCACTTCTATGGTATTTGTTTGATAAGCTTCTAATTACAATGGCACAAGAAAATAATTTAACGATTGTTACAAAAGATACAAAGATTCCGTTGTATGATGTAAAAACTGTTTGTTAAAACATTAAGAAGGTTTTAATTGAAAATGAATAAAAATATAATCGCGATTATTTATGCAGTTGCTGCAGCAGCTTTCTATGCATTGAATGTTCCTTGTTCCAAAATACTTCTTCAAAATATTTCACCTGTATTTATGGCCGGACTTCTTTATATTGGAGCAGGGCTTGGCGTAGGAATTTTATATTTATTCAATTTTAAAAAAGAGCAAAAATCTGAACGGCTTGATAAAAATTATTTACCGTACACTATTGGAATGATTTTCCTTGATATTGCCGCTCCAATTTTGTTAATGCTTGGAGTGAAATACGGAACTTCATCAAATGCATCTTTGCTTGGAAATTTTGAAATAGCAGCTACATCATTAATTGCATTGATTATATTCAAGGAGAAAGTTACATGGAGATTATGGCTTGCAATTCTTTTTATTACTGCTTCAAGTATAATTCTTTCGTTTGAAAATATTGAAGGATTAAATTTTTCCATAGGCTCTTTGTTTGTTCTTGGAGCAACAATTTGCTGGGGCTTGGAAAATAATTGTACCCGCAGAATGTCGGATAAAAGTACATATCAGATTGTAACAATAAAAGGACTTTGTTCAGGATTCGGTTCGATAATTGTAGCTTTTGTTTCAGGTGAAACCGATTTTACTCTTAAATATATTCCTTTCGCATTATTGTTGGGATTTGTATCCTACGGATTAAGTATTTTTACATACATTCGTGCTCAAAAATACTTGGGTGCAGCTAAAACAAGTGCATATTATTCGATTGCACCATTCATAGGAACATTTTTGGCTTTTGTATTATTAAAAGAAAAAATATCAATTAAATATATATCGGCATTATTCGTAATGATTATAGGTACTGCCTTTGCCGTGTATGACACATTAATTAGAAAACATTTGCACGGACATAGGCATACATTTACACATACACATAACGGCATAACGCATACCCATACAATATCCCATTCTCATTTACATAATCACTTTATTTCTGATTCAAAACATGGTCATCATCATAGCATTGAGGAATTAGAGAATGAATTAAAAATTGAGTCAGGGAAATAAAGCCATGTCTGTAGATAGAAAAATTTTATGTAAAGAGATGTTTACAACATCTTAATATTCCAATCTTCATCATTGACTAATTATAAGCATTTATGATAATATATCTAAAAATTTAATATATTGTGAGGTTTTTATGATAGAAGTAAATGCTATGGGACAGGCTTGTCCTATTCCCGTTATTATGGCGAAAAAGGCTGTCAGGGAAAATACGGGTAAAGAAAATATCTCGGTCAAGGTGGATAATGAGGTTGCAACTCAAAACCTTTCAAAGATGGCGGCTCAGCTAGGTATAGGGATTGAAGTAAACAAGGTTTCGGAAAAAGAGTTTACCGTTCTTTTAAAGGCAAAAGACGGTGTAAATTTAAATCCTGTTGCCGTTCCTCAAACTTCAAGCGGAGAATATGCTGTTGTGATAAACTCGGATCAGATGGGGTCTGGAGATGAAGGCTTCGGCAAAAAGCTTTTAGAAGGCTTTATCTATGCACTCACGGAACAGGATGTGCTTCCCAAGTTCGTTGTCTGCTATAATTCGGGTGTAAAGCTTACAACCGAAAACGAAAAAACCGTAAACGACCTAAAAGCTCTTGCCTCTCAAGGCTGCGAAGTTCTGTCTTGCGGCTTGTGTCTTGACTTTTACGGACTTAAAGAAAAGCTCAAGGTAGGAACCCCTACAAATATGTACCGCATTACCGAAATTATGCGCACCCACTTTGTAGTACGCCCATAGTTTACCAAAGTATAGCAAAAAAGAATAACGGAATAAAGATTTGAAAACCTACGGAGTTTTTTCGTTTTCGTCTTCTCATCATGCGATAGCCGCTGAAGCTGTAACTGCTGACGCACTTACAGCTTCAGGTGAAGTTTCCGATGCTGAAGCATTGGAAACTTCGGGAGATTTTTCTTCTGCTGCAATTGAGGGCCTGACTGAGGCGAGGCTTATTCCTCTTCCGCCTGAAATTTCTGCGGGCTGCGGTTTGGTTTTGCGGGTAAATGAAGAAGGCATAAAAATGGCTTCACGCCTTTTAAGCGAGGCCGAAATTCCTTATACGGGAACTTATCTTTTAAAAATAGAAACAAATAAAAGGTTTGTGGAAAAATATGATCTATCTTGACAATAGCGCAACCACCCTTCAAAAGCCTGAAAGCGTGGCCCAAGAGGTATTTAAGGGGATTGCTTCACATCAATTCGGAAATCCGGGGAGAGGAGCTCATAGTACGGCCCATGCAGCGCTCACAGAGCTTTTTAAAACAAGGCAAACTTTGGCAAAGCTTTTTAATATAAAAAATCCCTTAAAAGTTGCTCTTTGTCAAAATGCTACATCTGCCTTAAACCTTGTTATAAAAAGCCTTTTTTCAGGCAAAGAAAATACTCACATCATAACCACCGTTCTTGAACATAACTCGGTCTTGCGCCCCCTTTATCAGCTCGAAAAAGAAGGAGCCGAACTTTCCATTATCCCTATCCAAGACGGCTTTTTGTGCTATGAACTCATAGAAAAAGAAGTCAAATCAAACACTAAAGCCATTATTGTAAACCACTGCTCAAACGTGATAGGCTCAATCTGTAACTTGGAGTCTGTTCATTCCATATGCAAAAAACACGGCCTAATCTTAATTGTAGATGCTTCTCAAAGTGCGGGTACAATTCCTATAGACGTATCAAAATACGGGCAAAGCATTTTTTGTTTTACCGGCCACAAGGGGCTCTATGGGCCGCAGGGCACGGGCGGTATTATCGTAAACGGAACCTTTGATTTTGCCTCCGTCTTTTCGGGAGGAAGCGGAGTTCACTCTTTCGATAAAACTCACCCCTCCGAGATGCCCGACATCTTTGAAGCGGGTACCATGAATGTTCCGTCCTTTATGGGTTTAAATGCAGGGGCGTCCTACGTTTTAAAAACAGGAATCTCTTCCATTCAAAAGAAATTGGCCGATTTAAAATTGCTTTTTATCGAGGAAATAAAAACTATTCCTAATCTTAAAATATACGGGAATCCTTGGAGCGAAAAAACGGGAGCTGTTGTAGGTATAAATATAGGAGATATTCCCTCGGGAGAAGTAAGCCGCCGCCTCGATGAAGAGTTCGGCATCGCAAGCCGGCCGGGTGCCCACTGTGCTCCCTTGGTACACAAGGCTCTCGGAACCGAAGAGCAGGGTATAGTCCGCTTTAGTTTTTCTTCTTTTAATACCTTTGAAGAAGTCAAGCAAGCTGCCGAGGCCTTAAAACAAATAGCTCAAAACTCATAAAAAAAGCAGCCGATTTTTAAAACCGGCCGCTTGGCTTAAAATAATTTCTACTGAGATTTATTCTCTCTTGTTAGATAACCGCTCCTGAAAGTTCTCCGGGGGCTCTTTTGCCTCTGGTAATCATCTCTCCGGCTTTTTTACCCTTGGAGGTAAGAGCGATAAAATAAGACGCAATATAGATTGAC
Proteins encoded in this window:
- a CDS encoding aminotransferase class V-fold PLP-dependent enzyme; the protein is MIYLDNSATTLQKPESVAQEVFKGIASHQFGNPGRGAHSTAHAALTELFKTRQTLAKLFNIKNPLKVALCQNATSALNLVIKSLFSGKENTHIITTVLEHNSVLRPLYQLEKEGAELSIIPIQDGFLCYELIEKEVKSNTKAIIVNHCSNVIGSICNLESVHSICKKHGLILIVDASQSAGTIPIDVSKYGQSIFCFTGHKGLYGPQGTGGIIVNGTFDFASVFSGGSGVHSFDKTHPSEMPDIFEAGTMNVPSFMGLNAGASYVLKTGISSIQKKLADLKLLFIEEIKTIPNLKIYGNPWSEKTGAVVGINIGDIPSGEVSRRLDEEFGIASRPGAHCAPLVHKALGTEEQGIVRFSFSSFNTFEEVKQAAEALKQIAQNS
- a CDS encoding DUF3343 domain-containing protein, coding for MKTYGVFSFSSSHHAIAAEAVTADALTASGEVSDAEALETSGDFSSAAIEGLTEARLIPLPPEISAGCGLVLRVNEEGIKMASRLLSEAEIPYTGTYLLKIETNKRFVEKYDLS
- a CDS encoding DMT family transporter codes for the protein MNKNIIAIIYAVAAAAFYALNVPCSKILLQNISPVFMAGLLYIGAGLGVGILYLFNFKKEQKSERLDKNYLPYTIGMIFLDIAAPILLMLGVKYGTSSNASLLGNFEIAATSLIALIIFKEKVTWRLWLAILFITASSIILSFENIEGLNFSIGSLFVLGATICWGLENNCTRRMSDKSTYQIVTIKGLCSGFGSIIVAFVSGETDFTLKYIPFALLLGFVSYGLSIFTYIRAQKYLGAAKTSAYYSIAPFIGTFLAFVLLKEKISIKYISALFVMIIGTAFAVYDTLIRKHLHGHRHTFTHTHNGITHTHTISHSHLHNHFISDSKHGHHHSIEELENELKIESGK
- the yedF gene encoding sulfurtransferase-like selenium metabolism protein YedF, with product MIEVNAMGQACPIPVIMAKKAVRENTGKENISVKVDNEVATQNLSKMAAQLGIGIEVNKVSEKEFTVLLKAKDGVNLNPVAVPQTSSGEYAVVINSDQMGSGDEGFGKKLLEGFIYALTEQDVLPKFVVCYNSGVKLTTENEKTVNDLKALASQGCEVLSCGLCLDFYGLKEKLKVGTPTNMYRITEIMRTHFVVRP
- the prcB gene encoding dentilisin complex subunit PrcB; its protein translation is MNIKYFYTILFLGLLVLSCTSVKEARLPEAESNLSADIPSTAPIETAGINTVHHELLMSGNNAKNGIDQTIREQGQLDNLYSILYGNNRKAPKIDFSRKAVIVLTCGPFNTGGYNIEIISAIKMGNSIELLWEVKTPEPWDIVTQAITRPYMGEVYNYLELLQYKILYKKQHEESVKRFPNLRPDILKQPNFYMWPAFDEPLEDFKEYM